The DNA region TGGTGCATGCCAGTCATCGAGCTGGGCACAGCATGTCCCTGCCCTCAGAGCTTTACAGTCCAGTGAGTTCAACAGATGAACAATTTTGatgacacaaaaaataaacacatgtgcATGCTGTGATAGGGGGAGATACAAGTTCCTGTGGAAGCATCATCTGGGAGGACCAGGGAAGGCATCTTGGAAAAACTGAGATCTGAAAGATGGGTAGAGTTAACCACATGAAGAGAGTGGAGAAGGGTACTTCAGGCAGTGTGAACAGCATCAGGAAAGCCCAGGGAGGgtatagaaaagaaagaacagtaaTTCGAGCAGTGATTTCAATGGGAGTGGCAGTCATGGAAGGAAAGAGAGGTAGCAGGGACCAGGTTTTGAAGGGCTTTGTGTATCACATTTTAAGAAGTTTAAATTTTAACCTAAGGTCACTGGGAAGCCATTGGCAGATTTTGTACGTTAGGAAGTTCACCACTTACCTACTTGGAGTATTGCAGGTGAAGCTAATATGGATCGGCCTCCTGCCCATTATTAAATCCTGTTCCTGTCTGCCCCTGctgtctctccccatctctctctgtctcacaaaaGCTAAAGGAAAGCATATAGGttccagaaggaaaaagaaataaccactAGAAGAGTAAGTATAAGCTGACTTCACTAAGGCCCAGTGAGATTCCAAACCAAAATAAGGTTTCTAGGGTTTGAGCTTTTAATACTGGTACTCCAACAGGGAGACAGGACTTGGGGAGCTGACGCTGTGTGAAAGTTACAGAACTGAGCAGCCTGCAAATCTGGACCCTTGAACATCTTCCCACTGACCCAGGAAAAGTACAAGGAAGTAGGTTCTCCGAGCCTTGGGTAGGCCAAACATTACTTGAAGGCATCGGTCTAAGTAATACACAAAAACGTTATTCAGGAACACTCTGAGAAATGAACATAAAAACTGATTTGgtcaggcaccgtggctcagCCTGTGGTaacagtgctttgggaggccaaggttggaaaatcacttgaggccaggagttccaggctgtagtgagctatgattgtactactgccctccagcctgggcaacagagggagagtcTTAAAAAAGCAAATTGTCCAAGATCATTGAAACCATTAGCActtaggaaaaaacaaatgaaattacattCAAGGGCCTCACATTTAAATCCAGGGCTCTCGGGACTCCCAAAGCAAAAAGATgggcataaaataaaaaattacaagccacttgagaaaaaaagtaaatcaccATGAGGTAGAGACAGCAGAGGAAAAATTGCACATGAAAATCAAGGAATTAGGGAGCTATCCAAAATAGACTATGAAAGTATGTTGCAAGTGATTGaggataatgaaaaaaaaatgtcataagAGCATGAATTAAAAGGGTTTTGAGAAAGAATGAAGATAATATGGTCATTGACTATAAACTCATTTGATGGGTAACAACAGATGAGACACAGCTGTTAAGAGTGGATCAGTAACCTTGAATGTGGATGTGAGGCAATTGTAGTACAGCACAAAAAAGATTGAGAAATGACGGAGCCCTTAAACTGCTTGTGGACACTGGTCTGGAGGGGGACAGGATGAAGACAACCAGTCATAGAGGTTGAACTGAGTCATGTCTCCAATGTATCAGTGCCTGTTATGAGCCAGTGCTGTTGAGGAGCAGAggatactgtaatttttttttaagttcctattAATACCTTCTAGTGGGTCATAATGGCTCAACCGGGGGAATGGCAGTAGAGATGAAGAGATGGattcaaaagacattttttagaagagatggattcaaaagacattttttaGAAGGTGGAATTAACAGGATATGGTGAATAATAAAAAGATAGTAAAAACATAATGGAGGAAACAATGGTTCTTCCTGTTACAATAGGAAGAGCTTTGGAGtagagttttattcattttacaggcatttattgtgcactttattatAGGTATTGGAGATTGATGGAAaatacttcctgacttcaaagaGTTTCACAGGAAAGATAAGCGATGGCTATGTAATATGACCGATACTGGGACAGAGAGGTGCCCAGGTCACTACGGGAAGACTTAGGTGATTTCTAACCATGTCCAAGAGTAGGGGAAATGGGATCAAAGAAAACATCTCAGAAGACATGAAGCCTGAGCTTATGTCttgaaaaatttaaagtttaaccTAAGCAAGGATAAAGAATCAGAAGAAACAGCGTGTTCAAAAGCTAAAGAACATGGGACTCATGTGCTttgcatgtacatatgtgtatgtatgatgTCTGAAAGGATTGGAGAGGAGGGCGAAGAGAATAACAAGATGAACATCAACCTAATGTAGAATGCTTTGAAGTTTGTATTTCACTTAACAAGACAGCGGGAAGTGATGGAAGGATCTTAGATAGGAAAGGGACATGAGCACATTTGCCAGTAGCGCTTGTACTGGTCATAGTGGGAATGTGAAGGTGACAAATCTGGAGGCAGGTAGCTCACATTTGGAGGCAGTTACAGTCATCCAGATGAGAAGTGAGAGGGACCTAAGCTGTAAATCGTGGGAATAAAGAAGACAAGAcctgttaaaaagaaagaacacaccATGTAGCGTGGAAAGGGGAAGGGTGGAGGGTAGTCTGTGCAGAAGGAACAACCTTCAAAAAGACATGGAGGGCTGAAAAGGCACCCTGTTGTAGGAAGATCAGCAATACATTTTTTATAACCAGATAACCAGGCAATACAGGGAAAAGGTAGGATCTGAAGCTTGAAAAATAGCTTGGGGGCTAATTGTAAAGAGCTTCGTGTCATTCCCAGGATTTTGGAACTGATTTTACTAACAttaaaaaggttttgttttaaaatattgagtaatACAGTTGGAATTATAATTTAGGAAGATAACCGCTGGTGCCATCGCTCTTCTAAGCAAAGATGGTAGTACATTTAATCCTTATAGTAAATTTATTAGATGAAAACCATTATTATCTCCCTTCTATAGACAGAGAAACCAGCATAAGGAGAATGAGAACTTGCCTATGGTCTCACTCTGGAAATACCTAGTAAGCgatagagccaggattcaaacacaGGTAGCTTGATTCCAGAACTTTCGCTCATAACCTTACACACCTCCCTCATGGTTGGTGTTTCTCAACCATGGATACACTTTCGAACTGCATGTAGCATCTCTAAACATACAGTTACCTGGATTGACTGAATCAGAGTGTCTGAAAAATGTGTAATACTGTGTTTTGCAAAACCTCCACAGGTAATTCTGTTGCACTTTGCTCATAGTTGAGTACTGCAGGGATCTCAGGAAGTTAGAGCAGTAGTCCAGGCAGCAGATGATGAAGGGTAAAACTAAAGCGGTCTgtaggaaggaagaggagggaaccAATTTGGAGTCTTAAGAGATGGAATTGGCAGTATTCATGAAGTGGAAATGCAGTATTTTCTTGTGGAGTATGAACCTTGCCTAGGAAGGGGGATAGAGGACCACACCTTTAGTTGTGGATTGTCCTCTCCCAACTGGATGTGTTGATTTATGGTTATGGAGGTTGGGGAAAAGAGGATTTAACCATTTGAAGAAGTTTGTATAGAGGATTATGATTGAACTCAGACTGTTGTCTTTGTGTATAGTTTCATGCTTATACTCTTGTTTGTCTTTACTTCTGTATCCAGGGCCCTTGGGAGAAAATCCTCGCTGTgtccaggctgaggctggggtcTAATGATAGTGTGAGCTCTAGATGGTGTGAGACCACCCCAAAACCAAGAAATGGCTACGGCCGTGGAGCCAGAGGACCAGGATCTTTGGGAAGAAGAGGGAATTCTGATGGTGAAACTGGAAGATGATTTCACCTGTGGGCCAGAGTCTGTCTTACAGAGGGATGACCCAGTGCTGGAGACTTCCCACCAGAACTTCCGACGCTTCCGCTATCAGGAAGCCGCAAGCCCTAGAGAAGCTCTCATCAGACTCCGAGAACTTTGTCACCAGTGGCTGAGACCGGAGAGGCGGACAAAGGAGCAGATCCTAGAGCTGCTTGTGCTGGAACAATTTCTTACCGTCCTGCCCGGAGAACTGCAGAGCTGGGTGCGGGGCCAACGGCCAGAAAGTGGCGAGGAGGCGGTGACGCTGGTGGAGGGTTTGCAGAAACAACCCAGGAGACCAAGGCGGTGGGTGAGGAGGGGGAGTCCTGATCTGTGTGATGTGGAGGGGGACTATTTGCTGGAAGGCTGGATTTGGGGGAGGGCTTGCAGGATCCCCATAAATTATTAGTGGGCTCTGCCCTTGGGTTGCTCATAGATCCATGAGCCCCATGGATTAGGgggatgtgtgtgtatgaatgtgactttctggattttggaACACCTGTGTAGGGACCATCTGAGGGGTCTCAGCCACCAAAGGGTCATGGCTTTGGTTTTCCCTTCCTTGAATGTTGAGCCTTGGGTTCCTGGAGAGGAGAATTTTGTGACTTCCTCAAAGGTTCTCATAGATCCCCAGTCACAGATCCCCCTTCCTGGCTGGTCAGCTAGGGAAGCAGGCAGCAAGAAGAGCTACAGGTGGGACAGGTGGAGATGGGAAGGAGCCCTGGGTGACGGGGGCCAAGGCTGGGGGTGGTGAGAGAGCATTGCAGGCCTGCACATCCCCTGCCTTGTCCTGGGGAGGATAACCTTCAGCTCCTCCTTGCCTGCTCTGTTGGAACTGGAGTTTCCCCTCCTTGTCTGGGTCCCTCTGGGAGTGATTTCTCTAGACATCTTCTCCTAAAATAAGCTCCCATGACAACCAAGAACTTCCTCCTGACTCCATGGTGACTGGAAGTTGGAATTATTCCCAGGTGACTGTCCATGTTCACGGCCAGGAAGTCCTGTCAGAGGAGACGGTGCATTTAGGAGCGGAGCCTGAGTCACCTGGTGAGCTACAGGATCCTGTGCAAAGCTCGACCCCCCAGCAGTCTCCTGAGGAAACCACACAGAGCCCAGATCGGGGGGCACCGGCAGAGCAGCGTCCACACCAGGAAGAGGAGCTCCAGTCCCTGCAGGAGAGCGGTGGGAAGCCTCAGCAGAAAGGGGAAATTGTGGCAGAAGGCAGGCAAGGAGGGGGACGTTTCTCCTGTACCAAGGAAGCTGGGTAGACTGCATGGAAAGAAATCACAGAATTCAGGATGTCAAGAGGAGACAGAACCACCAGCTAGAGTCCCCTAAAAACAGGGCCAAGCTTAGATAGCAGGTTGTTGCTTGTTCTCTTGGCATTCTGAATGTCTTATAGGTAATGGGTGTGGGATATGGGAGCTACCCTTAGGCCTGTTTCTTGGTTCCCATAATAGGAAGGATAGGGCCACCTTCTTACCAAAGATGGTGGGGGATGCCAAGATTTTTGTCCATTATTGGGGCATGCTACATATTACTGACCTttgccttcttttcttcatagAGGTCCCAGTGCCCCTGGAGCCAGACCTTCCTGCAGAGAGGAACTCTGGAGACTCAGAGATGGTTGCTCTTCTTACTGCTCTATCACAGGTGTGCCCTAATTACCTCTGTACCACAGGGAGTTTGTTTGAAGAACCACTGGGCATTAGCCATACTAAACAGGTGAAGCAGGATGCACATTTACACTCTTGCCAGTTTtaagctcacagttctgcagatgCCTGGAAGGGGAGGAGATAATGAGATAAATTATCGTACCCTCTATTGGATCCATAGGCGCCAACGCCTGTGTATTTGCCATTGACTAGAAAAGCTGacaaaatgagattattttgtAACACTCCAGTGCAACTTCAAAGTTGTCAAATGagggttttttagtttttttttaaggaataaatCTGATAGTCATTTGTAAGTATGACAGACTGTACTGCTGAGACATTTAGGAAGTATTCACCATGGTCAAAGCCCTGAAGCTAAGCCGTGtggctggagaaaaagaaatagaattcgTGTATGGTTTTAGATTGTAATCTAACTGAGGAAAAAAGTCTTGTTTTGGCTATAGAGTATAGAAACTATTGAAAGTGATTAGAGTCGTTCGGGAAAGTTTACTAGAAAAGATAAATTTTGCAGAAATGTGTGTAGCATTAAAGTGTCAAGTAGGGATGATGATTTTTAAGACCTTTCCTAAATTTTAAACAGTACCTTAAAGAAGAAGAACATAAGCTGGTCCTCAGGGAAAGTGATGGAGTTGGAGGGGGCAGGGCCAGTGCAGGACGCTAGGGGACACATAGCTCCCCTGAGAATGAGTTTAAGTAGCCCGCCACTTGAGCTCCTTTCATCTCCTAGATGGAGTCTTCCTATTGGGTGACTTTCAACAGGTACAAAATGCGAGGCTACCTGTAGCGTCACATTTTTATGAAATCCTTATGTGGTTTCAGGGACTGGTAACGTTCAAGGATGTGGCCGTATGCTTTTCCCAGGACCAGTGGAGTGATCTGGACCCAACACAGAAAGAGTTCTATGGAGAATATGTCTTGGAAGAAGATTGTGGAATTGTAGTCTCTCTGTGTAAGGAATTTCAAGTATTCTAGAGTATTCTAAGCCCAGAGATCTTTTTCCTGCTGGAAATTTTGGGGGATCTTAGACCTTAGATTGTATGCAGTGAACTTCTCTTATGCCCTCCCCACCAATAAAATGGAGGGATTAGGTGCAAAATATGGTGTCCTTTCAagtaaaagataaatgtttggaAATGGAAACCTCTAATAGGGAAACAGACTTGTAATATTACAGCTTTAGTgcagaaatatttgaagtaagcACATGAGTGTTAAAACAAGAGTTGGAGATAATCTTTCTTGAGTATGGAAAAAGAGGATAAGGTGTACAACGGTGTAATTATTGAGTTGCAGGTGAAAACCACAAGAAAGTACACAAACTAGAGAGATGAAAGATTTCATGACCTGAGCTAGCTATGTATTTGCTCCACAACCCACCAAATAGAAAAGGTCCACTCTTAACACAGGGAATTGTTGAGCCAATCGTGATATCCTATTTTCCCTCTCTTGAGCAGCATTTCCAATCCCCAGACCTGATGAGATCTCCCAGGTTAGAGAGGAAGAGCCTTGGGTCCCAGATATCCAAGAGCCTCAAGAGACTCAAGAGCCAGAAATCCTGAGTTTTACCTACACAGGTGAGGATTGACAAAAAGGGTCTTACCCACCCTGAGCCGGCAGTTCCTCGAGGCagtgcttctctctctctgtaggGCCCCGCTCTCATCAGTTCTTCTAACATGTCAGCCAGTACTGCTTTCTCCTTCTGACAGCCATTTCTTCTGTCatttccctcctcttttctcctcccaTCATTTGTCTGATAGCAATGTAATACAAAAGGGTGAAAGAAAAATGCTAACTTTTGGAATTGCAGATATACCATTTACTGTACAATTCCCTTAAACCCTCAATTCTCAGTCTCTGCATTTACAAAATGAAGATTATATTTCTGCATACCAAGGTTTGCTGATAGCATAACAATATGAGAAAGTGCTTGGCACAGGCCAGGCATTCCATTGAGTCTTGCTGTCTGAaacccctttttaaaaatgtccccGTTGTGTAGAAGGCATTGTTGCCACTACAATGACCCCTTTTTTCCTCTCACCCTTTCTACAGGAGATAGGAGTAAAGATGAGGAAGAGTGTCCGGAGCCGGAAGATCTGAGTTTGGAGGATATACACAGGCCTATTTTGGGAGAACCAGAAATTCACCAGACTCCAGATTGGGAAATAGTCTTTGAGGACAATCCAGGTGGACTTAATGAAAGACGATTTGGTACAAATATTTCTCAAGTGAATAGTTTTGTGAACCTTCGGGAAACTACGCCCATCCAGCCCCTGTTAGGGAGGCATCATGACTGTTCTGTGTGTGGAAAGAGCTTCACTTGTAACTCCCATCTTGTTAGACACCTGAGGACTCACAcgggagagaaaccctataaatgtatGGAGTGTGGAAAAAGTTACACACGAAGCTCACATCTTGCCAGGCACCAAAAGGTTCATAAGATGAACACGCCTTATAAATACCCCCTAAACCGGAAGAATTTGGAAGAGACCTCCCCTTTGACCCAGGCTGAGAGAACTCCATCTGTGGAGAAGCCCTATAGATGTGATGATTGTGGAAAGCACTTCCGCTGGACTTCAGACCTTGTCAGGCA from Rhinopithecus roxellana isolate Shanxi Qingling chromosome 15, ASM756505v1, whole genome shotgun sequence includes:
- the ZNF202 gene encoding zinc finger protein 202 isoform X1, which encodes MATAVEPEDQDLWEEEGILMVKLEDDFTCGPESVLQRDDPVLETSHQNFRRFRYQEAASPREALIRLRELCHQWLRPERRTKEQILELLVLEQFLTVLPGELQSWVRGQRPESGEEAVTLVEGLQKQPRRPRRWVTVHVHGQEVLSEETVHLGAEPESPGELQDPVQSSTPQQSPEETTQSPDRGAPAEQRPHQEEELQSLQESGGKPQQKGEIVAEEVPVPLEPDLPAERNSGDSEMVALLTALSQGLVTFKDVAVCFSQDQWSDLDPTQKEFYGEYVLEEDCGIVVSLSFPIPRPDEISQVREEEPWVPDIQEPQETQEPEILSFTYTGDRSKDEEECPEPEDLSLEDIHRPILGEPEIHQTPDWEIVFEDNPGGLNERRFGTNISQVNSFVNLRETTPIQPLLGRHHDCSVCGKSFTCNSHLVRHLRTHTGEKPYKCMECGKSYTRSSHLARHQKVHKMNTPYKYPLNRKNLEETSPLTQAERTPSVEKPYRCDDCGKHFRWTSDLVRHQRTHTGEKPFFCTICGKSFSQKSVLTTHQRIHLGGKPYLCGECGEDFSEHRRYLAHRKTHAAEELYLCSECGRCFTHSAAFAKHLRGHASVRPCRCNECGKSFSRRDHLVRHQRTHTGEKPFTCPTCGKSFSRGYHLIRHQRTHSEKTS
- the ZNF202 gene encoding zinc finger protein 202 isoform X3 codes for the protein MVALLTALSQGLVTFKDVAVCFSQDQWSDLDPTQKEFYGEYVLEEDCGIVVSLSFPIPRPDEISQVREEEPWVPDIQEPQETQEPEILSFTYTGDRSKDEEECPEPEDLSLEDIHRPILGEPEIHQTPDWEIVFEDNPGGLNERRFGTNISQVNSFVNLRETTPIQPLLGRHHDCSVCGKSFTCNSHLVRHLRTHTGEKPYKCMECGKSYTRSSHLARHQKVHKMNTPYKYPLNRKNLEETSPLTQAERTPSVEKPYRCDDCGKHFRWTSDLVRHQRTHTGEKPFFCTICGKSFSQKSVLTTHQRIHLGGKPYLCGECGEDFSEHRRYLAHRKTHAAEELYLCSECGRCFTHSAAFAKHLRGHASVRPCRCNECGKSFSRRDHLVRHQRTHTGEKPFTCPTCGKSFSRGYHLIRHQRTHSEKTS
- the ZNF202 gene encoding zinc finger protein 202 isoform X2; amino-acid sequence: MATAVEPEDQDLWEEEGILMVKLEDDFTCGPESVLQRDDPVLETSHQNFRRFRYQEAASPREALIRLRELCHQWLRPERRTKEQILELLVLEQFLTVLPGELQSWVRGQRPESGEEAVTLVEGLQKQPRRPRRWVTVHVHGQEVLSEETVHLGAEPESPGELQDPVQSSTPQQSPEETTQSPDRGAPAEQRPHQEEELQSLQESEVPVPLEPDLPAERNSGDSEMVALLTALSQGLVTFKDVAVCFSQDQWSDLDPTQKEFYGEYVLEEDCGIVVSLSFPIPRPDEISQVREEEPWVPDIQEPQETQEPEILSFTYTGDRSKDEEECPEPEDLSLEDIHRPILGEPEIHQTPDWEIVFEDNPGGLNERRFGTNISQVNSFVNLRETTPIQPLLGRHHDCSVCGKSFTCNSHLVRHLRTHTGEKPYKCMECGKSYTRSSHLARHQKVHKMNTPYKYPLNRKNLEETSPLTQAERTPSVEKPYRCDDCGKHFRWTSDLVRHQRTHTGEKPFFCTICGKSFSQKSVLTTHQRIHLGGKPYLCGECGEDFSEHRRYLAHRKTHAAEELYLCSECGRCFTHSAAFAKHLRGHASVRPCRCNECGKSFSRRDHLVRHQRTHTGEKPFTCPTCGKSFSRGYHLIRHQRTHSEKTS